One region of Gossypium raimondii isolate GPD5lz chromosome 6, ASM2569854v1, whole genome shotgun sequence genomic DNA includes:
- the LOC105773086 gene encoding sucrose synthase, whose translation MAERVITRVHSLRDRLDDTFIAHRNEVLALLTRIEGKGKGILQHHQFILEFEAIPEETRKKLADGAFSEILRASQEAIVLPPWVALAVRPRPGVWEYIKVNVHALVVEELTVAEYLHFKEELVDGSANGNFVLELDFEPFNASFPRSTLSKSIGNGVEFLNRHLSAKLFHDKESMHPLLEFLKVHCHKGKNMMLNDRIQNLNSLQHVLRKAEEYLGTLPAETPYAELEHKFQEIGLERGWGDTAGRVLEMIQLLLDLLEAPDPCTLEKFLGRVPMVFNVVILTPHGYFAQDNVLGYPDTGGQVVYILDQVRALENEMLLRIKQQGLNITPRILIITRLLPDAVGTTCGQRVEKVYGTEYSDILRVPFRTEKGIVRRWISRFEVWPYLETYTEDVAHEISKELQGKPDLIIGNYSDGNIVASLLAHKLGVTQCTIAHALEKTKYPDSDIYWKKLEDKYHFSCQFTADLIAMNHTDFIITSTFQEIAGSKDTVGQYESHTAFTLPGLYRVVHGIDVFDPKFNIVSPGADMSIYFPYTEEKRRLKHFHPEIEDLLYSKVENEEHLCVLNDRNKPILFTMARLDRVKNLTGLVEWYGKNAKLRELVNLVVVGGDRRKESKDLEEKAEMKKMFELIETYKLNGQFRWISSQMNRVRNGELYRYICDTRGAFVQPALYEAFGLTVVEAMTCGLPTFATCNGGPAEIIVHGKSGFNIDPYHGDQAAEILVDFFDKCKKDPSHWNDISEGGLKRIQEKYTWQIYSERLLTLTGVYGFWKHVSNLDRRESRRYLEMFYALKYRKLAESVPLAEEM comes from the exons ATGGCAGAGCGTGTGATCACCCGAGTACACAGCCTCCGGGACCGTCTGGATGACACATTTATTGCCCATAGAAACGAGGTTTTGGCCTTGCTCACAAg GATCGAGGGTAAGGGAAAAGGGATTCTGCAACACCATCAATTTATCCTAGAGTTCGAAGCCATCCCTGAAGAAACCAGAAAGAAGCTCGCTGATGGAGCATTTTCTGAAATATTGAGAGCCAGTCAG GAAGCGATCGTGTTGCCACCATGGGTTGCACTTGCAGTTCGTCCAAGGCCTGGTGTTTGGGAGTATATTAAAGTGAATGTCCACGCCCTTGTTGTTGAGGAACTCACTGTTGCCGAGTATCTTCACTTCAAGGAAGAGCTTGTTGATGGAAG TGCAAATGGCAATTTCGTTTTGGAATTGGATTTTGAGCCCTTCAATGCATCTTTCCCTCGCTCAACTCTTTCCAAGTCTATCGGTAATGGTGTCGAGTTCCTCAACCGCCACCTTTCGGCTAAATTGTTCCATGACAAGGAGAGCATGCACCCTTTGCTTGAATTCCTCAAAGTCCATTGCCACAAAGGAAAG AACATGATGTTGAATGACAGAATTCAAAACCTGAATTCCCTTCAACATGTATTGAGGAAGGCAGAAGAATATCTTGGTACACTGCCAGCTGAGACACCGTACGCTGAACTCGAACACAAGTTCCAGGAAATCGGTTTAGAGAGAGGTTGGGGTGATACCGCGGGGCGTGTGCTGGAGATGATCCAACTCCTTTTGGATCTTCTCGAGGCCCCTGATCCTTGCACCCTTGAGAAGTTCCTCGGGAGAGTTCCCATGGTGTTCAATGTTGTCATCCTTACTCCTCACGGATACTTTGCTCAAGACAACGTTTTGGGGTACCCCGACACCGGTGGCCAG GTTGTATACATCTTGGATCAAGTCCGTGCCTTGGAGAACGAGATGCTCCTCCGTATCAAGCAGCAAGGACTCAACATTACCCCTCGAATCTTAATT ATTACCAGACTTCTCCCTGACGCCGTTGGAACAACTTGTGGTCAACGAGTCGAGAAGGTATACGGAACGGAATACTCAGACATCCTCCGAGTACCCTTTAGAACAGAGAAGGGAATTGTACGTAGATGGATCTCGAGATTCGAAGTCTGGCCCTACTTGGAAACTTACACTGAG GATGTTGCTCACGAAATTTCCAAAGAGTTGCAAGGCAAGCCCGATCTCATCATCGGAAACTATAGTGACGGCAACATTGTTGCCTCGTTGCTGGCTCATAAATTGGGAGTCACACAG TGTACCATTGCCCATGCTTTGGAGAAAACAAAGTACCCAGATTCCGATATTTACTGGAAGAAGCTCGAGGATAAATACCATTTCTCCTGCCAATTTACAGCTGATCTTATTGCAATGAACCATACAGATTTCATCATCACTAGTACTTTCCAAGAAATTGCAGGAAG CAAGGACACTGTTGGTCAATATGAGAGTCACACTGCTTTCACTCTTCCTGGTCTATACCGAGTCGTACACGGTATCGACGTATTTGATCCCAAATTCAACATCGTGTCTCCCGGTGCTGACATGAGCATATACTTCCCTTACACCGAGGAGAAGAGGAGGTTGAAGCATTTCCACCCCGAGATTGAAGACCTCCTTTACAGCAAAGTCGAGAACGAAGAACACTT ATGTGTGCTAAACGACCGCAACAAGCCGATCCTATTCACAATGGCAAGGCTGGACCGTGTTAAGAACTTAACCGGACTCGTCGAGTGGTACGGAAAGAATGCAAAGCTTCGCGAGTTGGTTAACCTTGTAGTCGTAGGTGGAGACAGGAGAAAAGAATCCAAAGATTTAGAAGAGAAGGCCGAAATGAAGAAGATGTTTGAGCTGATAGAAACATACAAATTGAACGGCCAATTCAGATGGATATCATCGCAAATGAACCGAGTTAGGAACGGTGAGCTGTACCGCTACATTTGCGACACAAGGGGTGCCTTCGTACAACCAGCATTGTACGAAGCCTTTGGATTAACGGTTGTTGAAGCCATGACTTGCGGGTTGCCCACATTTGCTACCTGCAATGGTGGACCAGCTGAAATCATTGTCCACGGTAAATCTGGGTTCAACATTGATCCTTACCATGGTGATCAAGCTGCAGAGATCCTTGTCGACTTCTTCGACAAATGTAAAAAAGACCCATCTCACTGGAACGACATCTCTGAGGGTGGCTTGAAACGTATCCAGGAGAA ATACACATGGCAGATATACTCGGAGAGGCTATTAACACTGACGGGAGTGTATGGGTTCTGGAAGCACGTTTCCAACCTTGACCGTCGCGAGAGCCGCCGTTACCTGGAGATGTTTTATGCTCTTAAGTACCGCAAGCTG GCTGAATCGGTTCCTCTGGCAGAGGAGATGTAA